A window from Pongo abelii isolate AG06213 chromosome 6, NHGRI_mPonAbe1-v2.0_pri, whole genome shotgun sequence encodes these proteins:
- the LOC129060724 gene encoding basic proline-rich protein-like has product SPPPPPPPLLSSPPSPPPPPLLLSSPPSPPPPPPLSSPPSPPPLSSPPSPPPPPLLSSPPSPPPPPLLLSSPPSPPPPPPLLSSPPSPPPPPPLLSSPPSPPPLPPLLSSPPSPPPPPPLLSSPPSPPPSPPLSSPPSPPPPPPLLSSPPSPPPPPLLLSSPPSPPPPPPPPSPPPPPPLLSSPPSLPPPPSPPPPPPLLSSPPSPPPPPLLSSPPSPPPLLSSPPSPPPPPPLLSSPPSPPPPPPLSSPPSPPPPPPLSSPPSPPPPPPPLLSSPPSPPPPPPLLSSPPSPPPPPPLLSSPPSPPPPPPLLSSPPSPPPPPPLSSPPSPPPPPPLLSSPPSPPPPPPLSSPPSLPPLLSSPPSPPPPPPLLSSPPSPPPPPPLLSSPPSPPPPPPLLSSPPSPPPPPLLSSPPSPPPPPPLLSSPPSPPPPPPLLSSPPSPPPLLSSPPSPPPPHHCHLYY; this is encoded by the exons tcaccaccaccaccaccaccaccactactatcatcaccaccatcaccaccaccaccaccactactactatcatcaccaccatcaccaccaccaccaccaccactatcatcaccaccatcaccaccaccactatcatcaccaccatcaccaccaccaccaccactactatcatcaccaccatcaccaccaccaccaccactactactatcatcaccaccatcaccaccaccaccaccaccactactatcatcaccaccatcaccaccaccaccaccaccactactatcatcaccaccatcaccaccaccactaccaccactactatcatcaccaccatcaccaccaccaccaccaccactactatcatcaccaccatcaccaccaccatcaccaccactatcatcaccaccatcaccaccaccacca ccaccactactatcatcaccaccatcaccaccaccaccaccactactactatcatcaccaccatcaccaccaccaccaccaccac caccatcaccaccaccaccaccaccactactatcatcaccaccatcactaccaccaccaccatcaccaccaccaccaccaccactactatcatcaccaccatcaccaccaccaccaccactactatcatcaccaccatcaccaccaccactactatcatcaccaccatcaccaccaccaccaccaccactactatcatcaccaccatcaccaccaccaccaccaccactatcatcaccaccatcaccaccaccaccaccaccactatcatcaccaccatcaccaccaccaccaccaccaccactactatcatcaccaccatcaccaccaccaccaccaccactactatcatcaccaccatcaccaccaccaccaccaccactactatcatcaccaccatcaccaccaccaccaccaccactactatcatcaccaccatcaccaccaccaccaccaccactgtcatcaccaccatcaccaccaccaccaccaccactactatcatcaccaccatcaccaccaccaccaccaccactatcatcaccaccatcactaccaccactactatcatcaccaccatcaccaccaccaccaccaccactactatcatcaccaccatcaccaccaccaccaccaccactactatcatcaccaccatcaccaccaccaccaccaccactactatcatcaccaccatcaccaccaccaccaccactactgtcatcaccaccatcaccaccaccaccaccaccgctactatcatcaccaccatcaccaccaccaccaccaccactactatcatcaccaccatcaccaccaccactactatcatcaccaccatcaccaccaccaccacaccattGCCACCTTTACTActag